From the genome of uncultured Bacteroides sp.:
TATACGCAAGATCATTTGGAAAAGTTTTACGAACTGGATACCTACTTTTATTCTTCGTTTTATACCAACAACCTGTTGCCTGAAACGGTTAAATTCATATCTTCATACCGGAAATGGTATAGCAAGGATATGATAAATACATACCCTAAGTTTGGAATGCTGGGATTTGATCTGGGATATTTCTTCCTGAATGCTCTTTCTGAATACGGCACAGGATTCGAAAAGCATCTTTCTCAAAATTCTTTCCATCCTATACAAACCGGTTTTAATTTTCAACGTGCAAATAACTGGGGAGGATTTATCAATAAGAAGGTTTTCTTCGTAAATTTCTCCAAAAACTATGAACTAATTAAATATGATTTCGAATAAGATCATGAATAAATACATTATATCACTACTATTTGCGGCTTTATCAGTTCCAGCATCAGCTCAGTTGGGAGCACAAAGAAATAATTTATCTGTTGGGTTCAATGCCGGTGTTAATTACAATAACGTATCATTCAATCCTACTATCAAACAAAAAGGATATATGGCCTACGTAGGAGGATTTACAGCGCGTTATCTTTCAGAGAAGTACTTTGCGATTACCTGTGGTACTCAAGTAGAACTAAACTTCTCTCAACGCGGTTGGGAAGAAATGATTGAAGATAACACAAACACTTATAGCCGCACTATGAACTATATTGAGATGCCATTTCTTGCTCATCTGGGATTTGGGAAAGAACAAGGCACACAGTTCTTTATCAATATGGGACCACAGGTGGCTTTTCTGTTAAGCGAAAAAGAGAATTTCAGCAGTGACTGGGATGCAAGTAACCGCCCAAACAAGGTTAATTACCAATATAACAAAATGGCTGATAACAAGATTGACTACGGTATTGTTGGAGGAGCCGGTTTTGATATAAATTCAAAAATAGGGCATTTCTTACTGGAAGGACGTTATTACATGGGATTGGGCGATTTCTTTAAGAATGATAATTCGAACGTGAATAACTTCGACAAATCATCACACAACACCATCTCCGTAAGACTGACTTACTTATTTGATCTTACGAAATAAGATTTCTGTTTTACTTGAAAAGCAAAAAGGGTATAAAGCAACCTCAGAGATTGATAGAAATCAAAAGAAAAAGATATATGATAGAGGTTGTACAAAAAAAACTTTCTTCAAAATAAAGATAAACCTAAAGAAAAAGGCATAAGAAAAGGGTTGTTCTAACCTTACAGAACAACCCTTTTCTTGTATCTTTTGTCACAGAAATCTGCAACGATTATTAAAGACTGATTATATATTCAGAACTCAAAGAGTTCTATTTATTCAAACCAGAAAGTATTCATCTGATTTTACCTACAGTTATACCCCCTTGATTTTAATTACTCAAAATCTTTTTATCTATTTATCTGATTCTATCTGCAGCTCTTACCATCTCATCATCTTTACGAATGGAACGTATTGCAAGATAATTAAGAATCATAGCTATTAGAGGCAAACAAAGACCAAACGACGGACTAAGTTCAGCTTTACTACTATTCTTTAAGAAAATCACAGATACTAGAACTACACTATAAAAGCCAGCCATAATAAGCAGGTTAAAAACACTCATTCTTATCTGAAGCTTTCTGTTCTTGTATAAGAAGATAGTAGCAAATGCAATTAATGCACCCAGAATAAGTAATGCCAATTGTCCCCAGGGAGTATAGTTTAACCCTGCTTCAGGAAAAGCAACATGCAACGGAGTAAGCGGATAGGTCACTCCTTTACTATCAACAAAAGAAGCAATCGGTAAGAAGATGTTTGATGTCAGCAAAGCTGTTACAAGCAATAAATAAATACTTTGAATGCGTTGTATCATAATTGTTTTAAATTCGGTTGTTTAATATATAAAAAAGAAAGGCCGCCTCAGTAAAGAAACGGCCTACCTGAAGACTTTTTATTGCAATTTATCTTTTTCCTTTGATGGATTTCTGTAATAAACCTTACCTTCAAGGTATTCCTGAGCTGCAATTAAATCAGGCTTAGGTAATTTTTCATAATATCGAGAGATTTCAATCTGCTCTCTATTCTCAAATACTTCCTCCATATTATCTGTATATGAAGCAAACTCCTGCAATTTCTTAGAAAGATCGCTTTTAATCTCTACACTAATCTGATTGGCACGTTTGCCAATAATAGAAACTGTTTCATAAACATTACCAGTATCGGAACACAGATCCATCATGTCACGTGTAATGGTATTTGTTGGAGCATTTGTTTTTTTGTAATCCATAATTCTATTTTGTAATTAATCTTTAAACTCGTTGCTTGATTCTTTAAATATCTTTTCGGCCTCTTTCGAGTATTTACTATCCGGGAATTCGTTTTTGAATCCATAATACTCATCTACGACTTCACGGTAACGTTCTTCTTTCTTTGTTTGAATACTTTGAACTGCCATCTGATGTTTTGATCGAAGTATTAAAATAGAAAGGTCTTCACGAAGCTTTGCATACGGATAATCCTTTAAAGCATTCTGTGCAGTGATTACACATGACAGATAATTGTTTTGACCATTCAAATTACCCAAATCAAAATAAAGCTTTGCAGCTAAATATTCTTTTTGCACAAGCTTGTCCTGCAAAGCAAAAACCATATCCTGAGCTTCCGTCTTCTTTGAGCTTTGTGGGAAATACTCCAAAAACATCTGCAACTCTTGAATTGCTTTGTATGTTCCAGACTGGTCCAAACGAGGTTCCGGAGTATCCAGACCCAATGACTTTCCGGCATGGAAACGAGCTAATTCAGTAAACTGACCTTTTGGATATGTATTGTAATAAGTCGTAAAATAATGAGAAGATGTACTATAATCCTCCTGATTATAATAACTCATTGCAAGCATATACAAAGACTCCTCTGCTTTATCTGTTCCCTTAAGCTGAATAAGCATATCTTCCAGCAATGTGGCAGA
Proteins encoded in this window:
- a CDS encoding DNA-directed RNA polymerase subunit omega, which codes for MDYKKTNAPTNTITRDMMDLCSDTGNVYETVSIIGKRANQISVEIKSDLSKKLQEFASYTDNMEEVFENREQIEISRYYEKLPKPDLIAAQEYLEGKVYYRNPSKEKDKLQ
- the bamD gene encoding outer membrane protein assembly factor BamD, coding for MKRNIILTILIAGALSSCGEYNKILKSTDYEYKYEAAKNYFANGKYSKSATLLEDMLIQLKGTDKAEESLYMLAMSYYNQEDYSTSSHYFTTYYNTYPKGQFTELARFHAGKSLGLDTPEPRLDQSGTYKAIQELQMFLEYFPQSSKKTEAQDMVFALQDKLVQKEYLAAKLYFDLGNLNGQNNYLSCVITAQNALKDYPYAKLREDLSILILRSKHQMAVQSIQTKKEERYREVVDEYYGFKNEFPDSKYSKEAEKIFKESSNEFKD
- a CDS encoding DUF4293 domain-containing protein; translated protein: MIQRIQSIYLLLVTALLTSNIFLPIASFVDSKGVTYPLTPLHVAFPEAGLNYTPWGQLALLILGALIAFATIFLYKNRKLQIRMSVFNLLIMAGFYSVVLVSVIFLKNSSKAELSPSFGLCLPLIAMILNYLAIRSIRKDDEMVRAADRIR
- a CDS encoding porin family protein, with the protein product MISNKIMNKYIISLLFAALSVPASAQLGAQRNNLSVGFNAGVNYNNVSFNPTIKQKGYMAYVGGFTARYLSEKYFAITCGTQVELNFSQRGWEEMIEDNTNTYSRTMNYIEMPFLAHLGFGKEQGTQFFINMGPQVAFLLSEKENFSSDWDASNRPNKVNYQYNKMADNKIDYGIVGGAGFDINSKIGHFLLEGRYYMGLGDFFKNDNSNVNNFDKSSHNTISVRLTYLFDLTK